One stretch of Caldinitratiruptor microaerophilus DNA includes these proteins:
- a CDS encoding UbiA-like polyprenyltransferase, producing the protein MPGKVRTFAELVKFEHTIFALPFAYLGTFLASRGWPSPRVLLWVTVAMVGARTAAMALNRLIDARIDALNPRTAGRHLPSGKLRPGEVLALAVGSLAVLGVAAWQLNPLALKLFPLAVLTLVVYSYTKRFTWLCHLVLGIADGWAPFGGWVAVTGSTHPVAYLLWAIVALWVGAFDILYATQDLEFDRRHGIHSIPARFGLAPALRIARAAHRVVVGLVLWAGYLAGLVGPDPAAWGLKGWLYMAGWAVMAALLHYEHSIISPTDLSRLDAAFFNVNGYISVSYFVFTAAAVVAA; encoded by the coding sequence GTGCCGGGGAAGGTCCGGACCTTTGCGGAACTGGTCAAGTTCGAGCACACGATCTTCGCGCTGCCCTTCGCCTACCTGGGCACCTTCCTCGCGTCGCGGGGGTGGCCGAGCCCCCGTGTGCTGCTGTGGGTGACCGTGGCGATGGTGGGCGCGCGGACGGCGGCGATGGCGCTGAACCGCCTGATCGACGCACGCATCGACGCCCTCAACCCCCGCACGGCCGGCCGGCACCTGCCGTCCGGGAAGCTCCGGCCCGGCGAGGTGCTCGCCCTGGCGGTGGGCTCGCTGGCCGTGCTGGGCGTGGCGGCCTGGCAACTGAACCCGCTCGCCCTGAAGCTGTTCCCGCTGGCCGTGCTGACGCTGGTGGTGTATTCGTACACCAAGCGCTTCACGTGGCTCTGCCACCTTGTGCTGGGGATCGCCGACGGCTGGGCGCCCTTCGGCGGCTGGGTGGCCGTGACGGGCAGCACCCATCCGGTGGCGTACCTCCTCTGGGCGATCGTGGCGCTCTGGGTCGGCGCGTTCGACATCCTCTACGCCACGCAGGACCTGGAGTTCGACCGGCGCCACGGGATCCACTCGATCCCGGCCCGCTTCGGCCTGGCGCCGGCGCTCCGGATCGCCCGGGCGGCCCATCGGGTCGTGGTGGGCCTGGTGCTGTGGGCCGGCTACCTGGCGGGGCTCGTCGGACCGGACCCGGCGGCGTGGGGCCTGAAGGGCTGGCTCTACATGGCCGGGTGGGCGGTCATGGCCGCGCTGCTCCACTACGAGCACTCGATCATCTCGCCGACCGACCTGTCCCGGCTGGACGCGGCCTTCTTCAACGTGAACGGGTACATCTCCGTGAGCTACTTCGTGTTCACCGCGGCCGCCGTCGTGGCGGCGTGA
- a CDS encoding ubiquinone/menaquinone biosynthesis methyltransferase, translated as MYRHPTPEEKEAYVRALFDRIASHYDRMNQIMSLGQWGRWHRIFARMAGYRPGMRVLDVACGTGDLTLLAASRVGAEGRVVGVDISPGMLARARERVQASPWAGVIELCEGNALDLPFPDGTFDIVTMGWAMRNVRDIPRTVAEALRVLRPGGRYLNLDAAEPQGPIGRLLLRAWWGTLLPVIDRLVVGVRDPDEPVRPYTYLSRSLEGYPSPARLEEIFRQAGFVETGHVPLMMGSVCIHYGTRP; from the coding sequence ATGTACCGGCATCCGACGCCGGAAGAAAAGGAAGCATACGTGCGGGCGCTGTTCGACCGGATCGCGAGCCACTACGACCGGATGAACCAGATCATGTCCCTGGGGCAGTGGGGGCGGTGGCACCGGATCTTTGCCCGCATGGCCGGGTACAGGCCGGGCATGCGGGTCCTGGACGTGGCCTGCGGCACCGGCGACCTCACCCTCCTGGCCGCCTCCCGTGTGGGGGCGGAGGGACGGGTCGTCGGGGTCGACATCTCGCCCGGCATGCTCGCCCGCGCCCGGGAGCGGGTGCAGGCGTCGCCCTGGGCCGGGGTGATCGAGCTCTGCGAGGGGAACGCGCTCGACCTGCCTTTCCCCGACGGGACGTTCGACATCGTCACGATGGGGTGGGCGATGCGCAACGTCCGCGACATCCCCCGCACCGTGGCAGAGGCGCTGCGCGTCCTCCGGCCCGGCGGCCGCTACCTGAACCTCGACGCCGCAGAGCCGCAAGGTCCGATTGGCCGGCTCCTCCTGCGGGCGTGGTGGGGGACGCTCCTGCCGGTCATCGACCGCCTGGTCGTGGGCGTCCGGGACCCGGACGAGCCCGTGCGGCCGTACACGTACCTGTCCCGCTCGCTGGAGGGCTACCCCTCGCCCGCCCGCCTCGAGGAGATCTTCCGCCAGGCAGGGTTTGTCGAGACCGGGCACGTACCCCTCATGATGGGCAGCGTGTGCATCCACTACGGGACAAGGCCCTGA
- a CDS encoding GNAT family N-acetyltransferase, translating to MAVRVRRLDFARDADRLLAFMPDLYETNFPGFLATPEFLARRRQALREAARDPAQRVLVADDGVRPVGFIWLVLEIDGAGRRRGEVAALYVDPRLRGRGVGRQLMEEGEEVLRGWGCHSAHLMVTVANEAAVRLYRDLGYEVVRYQMEKRLPPAGSAQGGDRRV from the coding sequence TTGGCGGTACGGGTTCGCCGGCTCGACTTCGCCCGCGACGCGGACCGGTTGCTCGCCTTCATGCCGGACCTTTACGAGACGAATTTCCCGGGCTTCCTGGCGACGCCGGAGTTCCTCGCCCGCCGGCGCCAGGCGCTGCGGGAGGCGGCGCGTGACCCGGCCCAGCGCGTCCTCGTGGCCGACGACGGCGTCCGGCCGGTGGGGTTCATCTGGCTGGTGCTCGAGATCGACGGCGCCGGGCGGCGGCGCGGGGAAGTGGCGGCGCTCTACGTCGACCCCCGCCTGCGCGGCCGGGGGGTGGGCCGGCAGCTCATGGAGGAGGGGGAGGAGGTTCTCCGCGGCTGGGGCTGCCACAGCGCTCACCTGATGGTAACGGTGGCCAACGAGGCGGCCGTGCGCCTGTACCGCGACCTTGGGTACGAGGTGGTGCGGTACCAGATGGAGAAGCGGCTGCCGCCGGCCGGCTCGGCGCAAGGCGGGGACCGCCGGGTGTAG